The Ectothiorhodospiraceae bacterium BW-2 nucleotide sequence TTAAACCGGTGACTGAAACGCCATAAAATAGCGAGGCCTCAGATAGCGTATTGAGCGTCGCTTCGTAACAGGCTGCGCTCTCGGTTTCACCATAACCGGTGGCAGAGAACTGTTGCGCTTGCAGCGGCAGCATCACCACAGAAAGAAGTATAAACAATCCGATTCTGCATCTCATGACGGTAACTCCTGATTTTAGTTAAACATCTCGACACTTTCGGCATCGACCCGAACCCGGAGCTGAAACGGCGAGGAGTTAGACCGGTATTGAGGCAAAATATCGCCTAATTCACGATAATCCTTGATGCTCCACTCCGACTGCTGAAAATCGTCTTTATCGGTACCGGCACCGCTGACCAATCCACCTTGATTGGTGATGATGTAGCGTTCATGCAGTTTAAGCTCATCCTCTTTTCGCTCCCAGGCATACAGTTCAATTTGGTGTGCCGTTTCATAGCCCATTTTATTAAGAAACTGCTGCCAGCGCGACACCAGGTGGCTCTTCTTCTCTTCCCACTTACAGTGAATTATGATTCGCCCGCCCTCGCGCAGGCCACGCCGTTCACGAAAATTATTGGCCATCACCCGCAGTGAGGTCTGGTAACGCGGCAGCTCTAGGTAGAAGTAGGGATCAATAATGGTTAGCTTTTTGGCATAAGAGAGGAATGGCAGCAGGATTTCATGCAGATTCTCTTGGCTTTTAATGCAGTGGTGGCTACCGGTTAAGCCAAAGACTTCGCTAATATTGATGCTATCGAGCTGCGATAGCGCCATCACATCGGGCTGGTAGGTGTCGTTAGCGATGATTTTATAGAAAGGACGCAACTGGTGCAGTGTCAGAGCAATAGAAAACCAGTCCGATTCGTTTTCGCCATAGCTTATCGTTGTCAGTTTAGGATGGCCGACAATGCGATCCCGATCACGCAGTATCGCTATGGTGCCTAATAGCCGCTCGCGAATTGAAGCCGGCAGCGTATTCACTCGCGTCATCACCCTTTTGGCCCACTCTTTATTGTTCAGGCCGACGATATAACCGCTTTGGGCTAAACTATCGAGCAGGATTTTAATATCTTTCCAACGCGCCTCCTCTTGTAATCTGGCAGCATCAAAGACTTGGGGTGTAATGCAGATCTCTTTAAACATCGTCAAAGCGCTCGCGGTAACTCTCTTCAAAAAAGCCATTCGGCCATGGGTCGAGTAGTGTACCATCGTCATCGAGTTCAAGCTCATTGAGGTAGGTCGATTCGCCGTTGTGATCGACATAGAGCAGGCAGATGTCATCGGGGGTAATTGCTAACGGATCGTCTTTGCTCAGCGTACCATCGGCGGTTTGGCGCATTCGTTTCATGATTCGAAGCAGCAGGTGTTCGCTATGCGATTCAATCACCAGCTCGTTACCCTGTTCGCGGTAGCTGCGGATAAACTCATCGGCAATTTCGCACTGTAAGGCCGGGTGGAGATGGAGTTCGGGCTGTTCGATGAAGATTTTGCTCTGTTTTAGGGTTTTGGCGGCAATCAGCACGGGCAGCACTTGCGAGATACCAAGTCCCATTTCTCGGGGGGTGACTTCGGTTTTGGTGCGTTTGTCGAGGAAGGTGATTGTAGCTTTCTCCAGAGGTTCCAAAAAAAGTATTTTGCGCCACAGGCTATGTACTTTTTTACGATTAACGATAATTTCGTAATGACTTTTTAGCTTTTTATCATTAGATAGCCAATGATTTATTCTCTCTACGATTTCAGGTTTTTTAACAAAACCTTCCCACATCTGCTGACTATTTTTTGCCCAACCTAAAGCCTTTTTTTTATGGTTAAAATTAGTTTTAGAATTTAACCATTCGATAAAAGAAATAGATTTCATATATAGCGACAATCTAGCTAAAAATTCATTTTTTGAGTTAATGGCAAATAAATTTAACACCGAAAAAAAAATATAGCCGGCCATTTTTTATGGTTGCTTAACGAATAAGTCAACTCGTTTCTCTTTGGGTAATATCTAAGGGGTGCTATATACTGGACACTAAGACTGATATTGGAAAAATTCAAAACTACCTCAATTATACTTCTTGAAAGGAATTCATGTCGCATGATTATTGAAGTGATTTTTTTATTAAAAAATTTTCGAGAAAAATAACACGCATCGGAAAAAGAATTATTTATATCTCTAATCAAATTAGACATTATAAAAAAGTTACTTTCTAACATTTTAGAGCATTCACTAGAAAACTTTCCATCCTTGGCAGACCAGATGTTATCACAATTATTAACCAAACTGATCCCAACACTTTTTTGTGAAATTTCAAAAAAAGAAGATATATTATTATAATTTTTAACTTTTCTAAGAGCATTAATATATTCAATTATTGATTTTTCAATTAACTCATCATTTCCATGGAAAATGTTTTCAAACCAAACCAAATAATTCTCTATTATTTTCAACAAAAAAACATCCACCAAAGTACAACTTTTCTTTTCACAAACAAACCCCACTAAATCAAAGGAACTTAGCAACGCCTCCTCTTTCTCAAAAAGCTCTTCAAAAGCTTTGTTTTTAACTATAAGCTTACTTGCTTTATTACATTTAAAAAACTCAACAAACTTCGAGACTGAATCAATTATATAATAACCAATATAATTAAAAAAATTGCTATTTTTTTTATTTTTTTTAATCATATCTAAATTGCAATTATTTAACTTAAAACAAATTGAATTTATTACTCTACATTTTCTTGAAAAAAGATTTTTCAATTCCGAAATAATTTCTTCATTTTTTTGATTCTCTTTATTAAACAAAATATCACGCAAACAATCAGGTAAATTATTAATTATTTCATCTTTATTATTTATATCAGATCCACCCAATTCAATAAAAACTCTTAACACATCTCTCATGACTTTATGCGACAATAATTCTCTCCTTGATCTTTTTGATATCCTCTGGTATTTCTCAAGAAATTTAATAGTTGAATCAAAATTATAAAAAGGGTGCTTTAGTGTCTTATTAACATCATTAAGTACCTGAAACTTTTTCATATTTATTATTTTTCTTATTTTATAAGAATATACCGAGAACTCATCATTATTAACAATTTTTATATAATCTTTTATTTTTAAAGAAATTTCCTCATCAGTTAGCTCAAAAAAACCTGCATCACCAGCATCAATAACATCTTTATAATCAACTCCATATATTTGAGAAATTTTCTCTATATTTTTAAAAGTTATTTTATACGATATTTTACGATTAATATCTTTACCGTGAACAAAATTATTAAATTCACCAATATCAAACAGATCACCAGCAAAACAGCTTCCGTATGAAGTAAAACTCTGTTCCCCACCCCGCCGAATATACTCAATATAAAGCAAAAAATGCAGCAGACTCGACTTACCCATGCTATTCGGCCCATAGACCAGTGTAATTGGTTTTTTGGAGAAGGTCTGCATCTTCTCACCAAAGCTCTTAAAGTTATTGAAACTGATTGTATCGTGCTGCTTCTTCATATTTCCTTACCCGATAATCCCAAAAATTCAACTAAACAGCCATTGATACAGGCCATATAATACGGCTAATATTGATAAAACAACGACCCCAAAAACGCTCCAGACCAAGATGGTAAAACCAATCGACCTATTACCAACATCCCTCTCTTCTAACCTATAATTTATATACTCACGCCCCTCAATTTTTGCCAACAGCCTCTCCCCTTTTTGAACATAATTTTCAGAAAGTCCATGTATATCGCCGTATAGCTCGGCCTCTTCCATATAGAAACGATACTGAAACCGTAATACCTCAGCCGCCTCTTCAGATTTTCCCTGTTGGTATAGCGCTTCCGCCTCCTCATACAAGGAGATTATCAAATGCATATCTTTGGCCATTATATCTTCCTAAATTAGGCAGCCCGCCGAAAATCTTGCGGCAATAGCAACCCATACGAACCATCAACATAACGCCGTGACTCTTCACTTAGCACCTGATCTAGCGAATTTTCCAAAATATCGGTTCCCAAACCGATCAACTGCCGCTTACCCCAATTAGAGATATAGCGCTCATGGTTACCGAGCCAGGTGAGCGCCTGCGACAATGCCCACTCATTGTAACCCACATCATTGGCCTCAACGCGCAGACGACTATTCACCCGCTCAATTGAAGCTTTAGCTAGCGATAACCGCCCCATTAACTCGGTCATTGAGCCAGAGTTTAGCGCATGGCCTCGTGCAGCACCAATGCGATCTTCCAACCATTTTTGATTGCCGATGCCATCATTTACCGTGGTTTGAATAAAATCGGTTAGATCAATTTCGCGAGTATGCTTCCAGCGAAAATTAGTTCCTCGCCACGCTTTCAGCCCATTAGTGCAAATCAGCACCATACGCCCCCAGCTCACCTTATAGGCATCATAGCCGCTGTTTTTGGCGTAAATGAGCCCGTAGCGATATTCGGTCTGAAACCCCTGCATATCAAACTTAAAGGACTCAATCACATCGCCACTACGATTCCGCTTCATACCATAACTCTGCGGAACCAGTGCGGTATTGTCACGGATCTGCTCTAAAAACTGCTGCCGAAAGGCGAGCTGATTCACTTCAACAAATTTATCGGTCACGACACCATAGATCTGATTCGCGCCACGACTATCGCGATAGTAGCGGATCAGCAACTCGTGCTGTGCAAACAGTGCCGATAGCTCCTGCTCTAGCTGGCGGGGATCCTGCTGGAACAGGTTGTTCCAACGCTGCTCAATCGTGGTATAGGCAGATTGACCCCACGCTCTTCCCCCTAATTGATGGATTAAAGGACGATCTATTTTGCCACGAAACACCGTACCATCATGCCACAGCTGAAGCTCTTTGCCTTTCTTATCGATAGTCACCCGCACCGCTGCGGTTAAGCGGTGTGACTGAATGTTCTGCTCAAAGCGAACTAGCTCGTTTAAAGGGGCAATATCGGCTTGAACGGCATTGATTAACATGGCATCGTCTCCTGAGGCTAAGTTGAATGACACTCTCCTCAACAGCAATCTCTTTGCCAAGTTAATAAAAAATATTTCTTATTTTATTTCAGTTAATTACAAAACAATTCAAGTTAAGCATCTATGACATTAAGGGTAAATGTTTTTATGTATGGATAATAATGGTTACTTTTTAGAGGTCGTGCTATCCGGATATTCTGCTTAATATAGCGACCCATTTCATTTTAAAGAGCCCTGATGAATCGATATGCGCCAATAGCCTAACCAACACTATCCGATTTTCACTAGAAACCAGCCCTTGTTATCCCCTACAATTAAGCCATGAGCAACGCATCCCCCCCCTCCCCTTGTCACCCCAGCGCCGACGCCAATGGCACCGCCTATTCGGGCTGATGGTACAAGAGCAATTTCATGATAGCCCCTACCGGGTTGAGGTAGAGATCGATGTCGCCAAGGTGTCACAATTTCTCGATGTGGTGGTGATTGAGCAGTTCGAGGCGAGAGATTGGGCGGGAGCCAATACACTACCCGATGGGTTGCAGCCGTTGCGTCCCCACAATCTGATTACCTTTAAATCGCACCATGAATCGCTCACCGACTGGTCGGTCAAAGAGTTAGTCGGCTACTATGTCAGCTACCGAAAACAGCTCAGCGAAGGTAGCAAACGCCCACCCCAGTCCGATTTCGGACTCTACGCTGTCAGCCACCACTACCAGTAGAATCTGTCGGCTTATCTTAGTACAGGAGACAAGCCGGGGCTCTACCACCTCAACTGGGGCAGTGATACAATCACACTCATTGTTCTGACTCAAATCGCTACCGAACCGCATAACGACCTGTGGCATCTCTTTAGCCACCAAGCCGAGCGGGTCCGGCAGGCGAGCCAGCGTTATCGTCAACATCGTAGCGAAATTGCCTATGGCGTGATACAGCAGTTATTGGAAATCTACAGCGAGGAGGAGCCTGAGATGGCCTATACCCTGGAACAGTTTACTAAAGAGTTTGTTGCCAGCCATTTGGGGGTTTTGACACCAGATGAGATAGCCAACCGCTTAAGTCAGAAAGATTTACAGACACTACTAGAGCGGTTGCAGCAGCGACAGCAGAAGAGCACCAATAACACAGAGGAGGAAAGAGACTTACAGGGAGAGTAAATCAATGTGGTAATTTATGGCTAATTCGTCGATAAAGTTTGATTTGAGAGTTGCCTTAGCGCCACCAGTTACCAGTCTCAAAATCCTCTCCAAAAAACAAAAACATCCTTTTTATTTTAGTTGCTTATTCCTCATATCCTATTTATTTTCTCCACTACGACTACCCCCTAAATAGCCGTTCCCCCCGCAATTCTCTCTGTAGCCCCATTTTTCTCTGTAGTCAGGAAAAATTGCCGGATTTTTGACTACCTACTCGTTACCCAGTCAGGCCTTGTTCATCGTTCCGTCAGGCTTGCAGTGTCTATTATGCCCCTCCAACCAAGTGTGATTCAAACCATGCTTTTTAAACGACCATCTCTTCCGGTAATCCACGGCGTGTAGGGGCGGGTTTCAAACCCGCCCCTACGAAACCCGGGTCTTGTTCATCGTCTCGTCACCCTCATGAGGCATGATTCCCTCGCCTTACCTCTCCGCCTCTCCCAGCGGGAAGGGGGTGGAGGGGAGCTAACGAAGAGATGAACAAGGCCCCCATTTCGTAACGACAGGTTTGAAACGCACTATTGCAACCATTGCGCCCTCAAATCAAATTATTCTGTGTGGCTATTGCGTAGCAGAAAGAAAGAGAGCGGAGCTTGATGCGCTAGCACACTCAAACGGGCTTAACCCATATTTTGGGAATTTTGAGCAAAAAATGACGATTTTGCCAGAAAATTTCGCATAGGCAGTTTAGTTTGTACTCCTCTTCCCGATCCTTACTTCGACTCACCTCTTGGATGAGCCTTTCCTTCGATGCTCACGACAACGCTCTTCAGCCAATGCCGCTCGACGGTGGTTTGAAGCCGACCCCTGCAGGCAGACTTCGGAGGGTCTTCCTCCATCACTTTAGCAGCTTCTCATACTGCACGGCTCAACTCCATTTGAACCGAACCGCATTGCTGTGGCACACACGAGACGATGAACAAGGCCGATGCAGGAGAAGCGCGAGAGGCGGGTTGCACACTCTAAATCAATCATTTATATGTGCGGACAGCGGGTTGCGCTCTGTACATAGGAGAAAGAGTTGTATAAAATAGGCAGCTTAACTAAGTTTGGAGGCTCCGTTGAAAATGGATATCCATTCCTAACAGCAATTAACAGTACGGCCTGTTAATCAGTCTGATAGAGTTTGCGGTTCAGATATTAAATACCCAAGACACCGAAGCACACAGCTAGATCGGTTTATTACTAAGTACAGGAAAACTGATGAGCAAAATTTTAATTATTTTTTCCACAACTGATGGGCACACACAAAAAATATGTTCTCGACTTCAAGAAATAATAGAAAATAGCAACAACCAAGTCACCTTATCACCCATATCAGAAGCAGATTCAATTGATTTAAACTCGTTTGATAAAATTGTTATTGGTGCAAGTATTCGG carries:
- a CDS encoding DUF3696 domain-containing protein; protein product: MAGYIFFSVLNLFAINSKNEFLARLSLYMKSISFIEWLNSKTNFNHKKKALGWAKNSQQMWEGFVKKPEIVERINHWLSNDKKLKSHYEIIVNRKKVHSLWRKILFLEPLEKATITFLDKRTKTEVTPREMGLGISQVLPVLIAAKTLKQSKIFIEQPELHLHPALQCEIADEFIRSYREQGNELVIESHSEHLLLRIMKRMRQTADGTLSKDDPLAITPDDICLLYVDHNGESTYLNELELDDDGTLLDPWPNGFFEESYRERFDDV
- a CDS encoding ATP-binding protein, which gives rise to MKKQHDTISFNNFKSFGEKMQTFSKKPITLVYGPNSMGKSSLLHFLLYIEYIRRGGEQSFTSYGSCFAGDLFDIGEFNNFVHGKDINRKISYKITFKNIEKISQIYGVDYKDVIDAGDAGFFELTDEEISLKIKDYIKIVNNDEFSVYSYKIRKIINMKKFQVLNDVNKTLKHPFYNFDSTIKFLEKYQRISKRSRRELLSHKVMRDVLRVFIELGGSDINNKDEIINNLPDCLRDILFNKENQKNEEIISELKNLFSRKCRVINSICFKLNNCNLDMIKKNKKNSNFFNYIGYYIIDSVSKFVEFFKCNKASKLIVKNKAFEELFEKEEALLSSFDLVGFVCEKKSCTLVDVFLLKIIENYLVWFENIFHGNDELIEKSIIEYINALRKVKNYNNISSFFEISQKSVGISLVNNCDNIWSAKDGKFSSECSKMLESNFFIMSNLIRDINNSFSDACYFSRKFFNKKITSIIMRHEFLSRSIIEVVLNFSNISLSVQYIAPLRYYPKRNELTYSLSNHKKWPAIFFFRC